The following are from one region of the Streptomyces fradiae genome:
- the glnA gene encoding type I glutamate--ammonia ligase, translating to MFQNADEAKKFIQDNDVKMVDVRFCDLPGVMQHFTIPATAFDPSEELAFDGSSIRGFQAIHESDMALRADLSTARLDPFRRDKTLNINFFIHDPITGEQYSRDPRNIAKKAEAYLASTGIADTAYFGPEAEFYVFDSVRFETSANQGFYHIDSEAGAWNTGKEEDNRGYKVRYKGGYFPAPPVDHFADLRAEISLELENVGLKVERQHHEVGTAGQAEINYKFNTLLAAADDLMLFKYIVKNVAWRNGKTATFMPKPIFGDNGSGMHVHQSLWSNGDPLFYDEAGYAGLSDTARYYIGGILKHAPSLLAFTNPTVNSYHRLVPGFEAPINLVYSQRNRSAAMRIPITGSNPKAKRVEFRAPDPSSNPYLAFSALLLAGLDGVKNKIEPAEPIDKDLYELAPEEHANVAQVPTNLEAVLTALEEDNEYLQAGGVFTSDLIETWIDYKRTHEIAPIQLRPHPHEFELYFDL from the coding sequence ATGTTCCAGAACGCCGACGAGGCCAAGAAGTTCATTCAGGACAACGACGTCAAGATGGTCGACGTCCGTTTCTGCGACCTTCCGGGCGTGATGCAGCACTTCACGATCCCGGCGACGGCGTTCGACCCGTCCGAGGAGCTGGCCTTCGACGGCTCGTCGATCCGCGGTTTCCAGGCCATCCACGAGTCGGACATGGCCCTGCGCGCCGACCTGTCGACGGCCCGCCTGGACCCGTTCCGCCGCGACAAGACGCTGAACATCAACTTCTTCATCCACGACCCGATCACGGGCGAGCAGTACAGCCGTGACCCGCGCAACATCGCGAAGAAGGCGGAGGCGTACCTGGCCTCCACCGGCATCGCCGACACCGCGTACTTCGGTCCCGAGGCCGAGTTCTACGTGTTCGACTCGGTCCGCTTCGAGACCTCCGCGAACCAGGGCTTCTACCACATCGACTCCGAGGCCGGCGCCTGGAACACCGGCAAGGAGGAGGACAACCGGGGTTACAAGGTCCGCTACAAGGGCGGCTACTTCCCGGCCCCGCCGGTCGACCACTTCGCCGACCTGCGTGCGGAGATCTCCCTGGAGCTGGAGAACGTCGGCCTCAAGGTCGAGCGCCAGCACCACGAGGTCGGCACCGCCGGCCAGGCGGAGATCAACTACAAGTTCAACACGCTGCTCGCCGCAGCCGACGACCTGATGCTCTTCAAGTACATCGTGAAGAACGTCGCCTGGCGCAACGGCAAGACCGCGACCTTCATGCCGAAGCCGATCTTCGGCGACAACGGCTCGGGCATGCACGTCCACCAGTCGCTGTGGTCGAACGGCGACCCGCTGTTCTACGACGAGGCCGGCTACGCGGGCCTGTCGGACACCGCGCGCTACTACATCGGCGGCATCCTGAAGCACGCCCCGTCGCTGCTCGCCTTCACCAACCCGACGGTGAACTCGTACCACCGCCTGGTGCCGGGCTTCGAGGCCCCGATCAACCTGGTCTACTCGCAGCGCAACCGCTCCGCCGCGATGCGCATCCCGATCACGGGCTCGAACCCGAAGGCCAAGCGCGTCGAGTTCCGCGCCCCGGACCCGTCCTCGAACCCGTACCTCGCCTTCTCCGCGCTCCTCCTCGCGGGCCTCGACGGCGTCAAGAACAAGATCGAGCCGGCCGAGCCGATCGACAAGGACCTGTACGAGCTCGCTCCCGAGGAGCACGCGAACGTCGCCCAGGTCCCGACCAACCTGGAGGCCGTCCTCACCGCCCTGGAGGAGGACAACGAGTACCTGCAGGCCGGCGGCGTCTTCACGTCCGACCTGATCGAGACCTGGATCGACTACAAGCGCACCCACGAGATCGCCCCGATCCAGCTCCGCCCGCACCCGCACGAGTTCGAGCTCTACTTCGACCTCTAA
- a CDS encoding tRNA-dependent cyclodipeptide synthase has translation MTQAAFAPAETLRLQPYTDHCRVIADEGAHVVIGVSPGNSYFTAQRLRELTRWGLDHFDQVDLVYTDLHVADMYEALGYGADEARRKAVKNLRGVRAKVGAAVAEADPTGVRVRARGMSEFGDVPAYRELHRTVLDAVAADPVVRETCDALTGIFLAGKLAPGQLIDERQREVCRAYICAEVPLFLDTPAILGVPSSLNCYHQALPLADLLYGRGSGLRASRNQGHGILTPAEGVSA, from the coding sequence GTGACTCAGGCGGCTTTCGCCCCTGCAGAGACGCTCCGACTCCAGCCGTACACCGATCACTGCCGCGTCATCGCCGACGAGGGCGCGCACGTGGTCATCGGCGTCTCACCGGGGAACAGTTATTTCACCGCCCAGCGGCTGCGCGAGCTGACGCGCTGGGGCTTGGACCACTTCGATCAGGTCGATCTCGTCTACACCGATCTGCATGTCGCCGACATGTACGAGGCGCTGGGGTACGGGGCCGACGAGGCGCGGCGGAAGGCCGTCAAGAACCTGCGGGGGGTGCGGGCCAAGGTCGGGGCGGCCGTGGCGGAGGCCGATCCCACGGGGGTACGGGTACGGGCCCGGGGGATGTCGGAGTTCGGGGACGTCCCGGCGTACCGGGAGCTGCACCGCACCGTGCTCGACGCGGTGGCGGCGGATCCGGTGGTGCGGGAGACCTGCGACGCGCTGACCGGGATCTTCCTGGCCGGGAAGCTGGCGCCGGGGCAGTTGATCGACGAGCGGCAGCGGGAGGTGTGCCGGGCGTACATCTGCGCCGAGGTGCCGCTGTTCCTGGACACCCCGGCGATCCTCGGGGTGCCGTCCTCGCTCAACTGCTACCACCAGGCGCTGCCGCTGGCCGATCTGCTGTACGGGCGGGGGTCCGGGCTCCGGGCCTCGCGCAACCAGGGCCACGGCATCCTCACGCCCGCCGAAGGAGTCTCCGCATGA
- a CDS encoding cytochrome P450, giving the protein MSTATDTGTASAGALPAFPFDWDGTRLPAEIGALRAEPVRKVRTIAGAEAWLVSSYELCRQVLEDPRFSLKDTSAPGAPRQYALTIPPHVVNNMGNITGAGLRKAVMKAINPKAPGLEEWLRARAGGLVDALVGEGAPGELRSGYADPYSAGLHCRMLGIPEEDGPRLLRSLDVAFMNAPREIEAARLNWDRDIAYMTERLDDPATGGLMAELAALREDPDYAHLTDEMLATVGVTLFGAGVISTAGFLTMALVSVLTRPDVREALTGGGGSGGGVAGAMDELLRVNLSIGDGLPRLALEDVRLGDTLVRAGELVLVLVEAANHDPEHFPDPLTFRPDRENASDHLSFGGGSHYCPATALGKRHAEIALETLLDRLPELRLAVPVEQLVWRTNFMKRLPERLPVAW; this is encoded by the coding sequence ATGAGCACCGCCACCGACACCGGCACCGCAAGCGCAGGCGCACTGCCGGCCTTCCCCTTCGACTGGGACGGGACCCGGCTGCCCGCCGAGATCGGCGCGCTGCGCGCCGAGCCGGTGCGCAAGGTCCGCACGATCGCCGGGGCCGAGGCCTGGCTGGTCTCCTCGTACGAGCTGTGCCGACAGGTCCTGGAGGACCCGAGGTTCAGCCTCAAGGACACGTCCGCGCCCGGGGCGCCCCGGCAGTACGCGCTGACGATCCCGCCGCACGTGGTGAACAACATGGGCAACATCACCGGGGCCGGGCTGCGCAAGGCCGTGATGAAGGCGATCAACCCGAAGGCGCCCGGCCTGGAGGAGTGGCTGCGGGCCCGGGCCGGGGGCCTGGTGGACGCGCTGGTCGGCGAGGGGGCGCCCGGAGAGCTGCGCAGCGGGTACGCCGATCCGTACTCGGCGGGGCTGCACTGCCGGATGCTGGGCATCCCGGAGGAGGACGGACCGCGACTGCTGCGCAGCCTGGACGTGGCCTTCATGAACGCGCCGCGCGAGATCGAGGCGGCCCGGCTCAACTGGGACCGGGACATCGCGTACATGACCGAGCGGCTGGACGATCCGGCGACCGGCGGGCTGATGGCGGAGCTCGCGGCGCTGCGCGAGGATCCCGACTACGCGCATCTGACGGACGAGATGCTGGCGACGGTGGGCGTCACGCTGTTCGGGGCCGGGGTGATCTCCACCGCCGGGTTCCTGACGATGGCCCTTGTGTCGGTGCTGACCCGGCCGGACGTGCGGGAGGCGCTGACCGGCGGGGGCGGTTCCGGTGGCGGGGTCGCCGGGGCGATGGACGAACTGCTGCGGGTCAATCTGTCGATCGGCGACGGGCTGCCGCGGCTCGCCCTGGAGGACGTACGGCTCGGGGACACGCTCGTGCGGGCCGGTGAGCTGGTCCTCGTGCTCGTGGAGGCCGCGAACCACGATCCGGAGCACTTCCCCGACCCGCTGACCTTCCGGCCGGACCGGGAGAACGCCTCCGACCACCTGTCCTTCGGCGGCGGCTCGCATTACTGCCCGGCGACGGCGCTCGGCAAGCGGCACGCCGAGATCGCCCTGGAGACGCTCCTCGACCGGCTGCCGGAGCTGCGGCTCGCGGTGCCGGTCGAACAGCTGGTGTGGCGCACCAACTTCATGAAGCGCCTCCCCGAGCGGCTGCCGGTGGCCTGGTAG
- a CDS encoding arsenate reductase family protein: MEIWINPACSKCRSALTLLDAEGADYTVRRYLEDVPSPDEIRAVLERLGLEPWDITRTQEADAKELGLKDWPRDEASRDRWVTALAEHPKLIQRPIITAEDGTAVVGRSEEAVRDALSR, encoded by the coding sequence ATGGAGATCTGGATCAATCCCGCCTGTTCCAAGTGCCGCAGCGCACTGACCCTGCTGGACGCCGAGGGCGCCGACTACACGGTGCGCCGCTACCTGGAGGACGTGCCCTCGCCGGACGAGATCCGCGCGGTCCTGGAGCGGCTCGGCCTGGAGCCGTGGGACATCACCCGCACCCAGGAGGCCGACGCCAAGGAGCTGGGCCTCAAGGACTGGCCGCGGGACGAGGCGAGCCGCGACCGCTGGGTGACGGCCCTTGCCGAGCACCCGAAGCTGATCCAGCGCCCGATCATCACCGCCGAGGACGGCACGGCCGTGGTCGGCCGCTCCGAGGAGGCGGTGCGGGACGCCCTGTCCCGCTGA
- a CDS encoding alpha/beta fold hydrolase, with translation MPREPREPSAFDLAYDAVLAHWPQGTTTAAVPTPYGATHVISHGPADGPPVLLLPGGGATATGWYGTAAALGATHRVHAVDLVGEPGRSLADPGRPIRTAADLTGWLDALLDALAIPAEQPVGLAGHSYGAWIALQYALAAPDRVGRLVLLDPTNCFTGFAPRFLLRALPVLLRPGAARRAAFLDWETGGAALDPDWRRLQVLAADVPSVRPVNGPRPAPERLAGLRPPTLVLLAGRSRTHDSYAVERKARAAVPGGRLETEVLPDATHFALPVGAGPEAHARMARHLTGEGN, from the coding sequence GTGCCCCGTGAGCCGCGTGAGCCGTCCGCGTTCGACCTCGCCTACGACGCCGTCCTCGCGCACTGGCCGCAGGGCACCACCACGGCGGCCGTCCCCACCCCGTACGGCGCGACCCATGTCATCAGCCACGGCCCCGCCGACGGCCCGCCCGTGCTCCTGCTGCCCGGCGGCGGGGCCACCGCCACCGGGTGGTACGGCACGGCGGCGGCGCTCGGCGCGACCCACCGGGTGCACGCCGTCGACCTGGTCGGCGAGCCCGGCCGCAGCCTCGCGGACCCGGGCCGCCCGATCCGTACCGCCGCCGACCTCACGGGCTGGCTCGACGCGCTCCTCGACGCCCTCGCGATACCCGCCGAGCAGCCGGTGGGCCTGGCCGGGCACTCCTACGGCGCGTGGATCGCCCTGCAGTACGCGCTCGCCGCGCCCGACCGCGTCGGCCGGCTCGTGCTGCTCGACCCCACCAACTGCTTCACCGGCTTCGCCCCGCGCTTCCTGCTGCGGGCCCTGCCGGTGCTGCTGCGGCCGGGCGCGGCCCGCCGGGCCGCGTTCCTCGACTGGGAGACCGGGGGCGCCGCGCTCGACCCCGACTGGCGCCGGCTGCAGGTGCTCGCCGCCGACGTCCCGTCCGTCCGCCCGGTCAACGGGCCCCGGCCCGCGCCCGAGCGGCTCGCCGGGCTGCGCCCGCCCACCCTGGTGCTGCTCGCCGGACGCAGCCGGACCCATGACTCGTACGCCGTGGAGCGCAAGGCCCGCGCCGCCGTCCCCGGCGGGCGCCTGGAGACGGAGGTGCTGCCCGACGCCACCCACTTCGCCCTCCCGGTGGGCGCGGGGCCGGAGGCACACGCTCGAATGGCCCGCCACCTCACGGGAGAGGGGAACTGA
- a CDS encoding Gfo/Idh/MocA family protein, giving the protein MTNLPGTKTRIGLLGTGPWAERTHAPALAAHPDVEFSGVWGRRPEAAAALAAACGTKAYEDVDALFEASDAVALALPPDVQAPLAARAAAAGCHVILDKPVTTSAATARELADAVTGAGVASVVFCTLRFAPPTARWIDEQVAAGGWFLGEAHWLGALFSPDADSVYAASPWRRDKGGLWDVGPHVLSVFLPILGDVTSISCTEGRADTRHLTLRHTSGASSTATLTLSAPAASAEAALSLYGERGKAVMPHWDGALDAFGGAVDGLLEAVRTGRPHPCDVRFGARLTEILAEAEAVARAERVAVR; this is encoded by the coding sequence ATGACGAACCTTCCTGGCACGAAGACCCGCATCGGACTCCTCGGCACCGGCCCCTGGGCCGAGCGCACCCACGCCCCCGCGCTCGCGGCGCATCCCGACGTGGAGTTCAGCGGGGTGTGGGGCAGACGGCCGGAGGCCGCGGCCGCGCTCGCCGCCGCGTGCGGGACGAAGGCGTACGAGGACGTGGACGCGCTGTTCGAGGCGAGCGACGCGGTCGCGCTCGCGCTGCCGCCGGACGTCCAGGCTCCGCTGGCCGCGCGGGCCGCCGCGGCGGGCTGCCATGTCATCCTCGACAAGCCGGTGACGACCTCGGCGGCGACGGCGCGCGAGCTCGCCGACGCCGTCACGGGCGCCGGTGTGGCCTCCGTCGTGTTCTGCACCCTCCGCTTCGCGCCGCCCACCGCGCGCTGGATAGACGAACAGGTCGCCGCCGGCGGCTGGTTCCTCGGCGAGGCGCACTGGCTGGGCGCGCTGTTCTCGCCCGACGCCGACAGCGTCTACGCCGCCTCGCCCTGGCGGCGCGACAAGGGCGGTCTGTGGGACGTCGGCCCGCACGTCCTCTCCGTCTTCCTGCCGATCCTCGGCGACGTCACCTCCATCAGCTGCACCGAGGGCCGGGCGGACACCCGCCACCTGACCCTGCGCCACACCTCCGGCGCGAGCAGCACCGCCACCCTCACGCTCAGCGCCCCGGCCGCCTCCGCCGAGGCCGCGCTCTCCCTCTACGGCGAGCGGGGCAAGGCCGTCATGCCGCACTGGGACGGCGCCCTCGACGCCTTCGGCGGCGCCGTCGACGGCCTCCTGGAGGCCGTCCGCACCGGCCGCCCCCACCCCTGCGACGTACGGTTCGGAGCCCGGCTCACCGAGATCCTCGCCGAGGCGGAAGCCGTGGCCCGGGCCGAGCGGGTCGCGGTCCGGTGA
- the glnII gene encoding glutamine synthetase produces the protein MTFKAEYIWIDGTEPTAKLRSKTKIIPGEVLPLEELPIWGFDGSSTNQAKGHASDRVLKPVFSCPDPIRGGNDILVMCEVLNTDMTPHESNTRAALAEVYAKYAAQEPIFGIEQEYTFFDGERPLGFPVGGFPAPQGGYYCGVGADEIFGRDVVEAHLENCLKAGLGISGINAEVMPGQWEFQVGPLAPLEVADQLWVARWLLYRTAEDFNVSATLDPKPVKGDWNGAGAHTNFSTKAMREGYDAIITACEALGEGSKPLDHVKNYGAGIDDRLTGLHETAPWDQYSYGVSDRGASVRIPWQVEQDQKGYIEDRRPNANVDPYTVTRLLVDTCCEALEKAGQV, from the coding sequence GTGACCTTCAAGGCTGAGTACATCTGGATCGACGGCACCGAGCCGACCGCCAAGCTCCGTTCCAAGACGAAGATCATCCCCGGTGAGGTCCTTCCGCTGGAGGAGCTGCCGATCTGGGGCTTCGACGGTTCGAGCACGAACCAGGCCAAGGGTCACGCCTCGGACCGGGTGCTCAAGCCGGTCTTCTCCTGCCCGGACCCGATCCGCGGCGGCAACGACATCCTGGTGATGTGCGAGGTCCTGAACACGGACATGACGCCGCACGAGTCGAACACCCGGGCCGCGCTGGCCGAGGTGTACGCGAAGTACGCCGCGCAGGAGCCGATCTTCGGCATCGAGCAGGAGTACACCTTCTTCGACGGCGAGCGTCCGCTCGGCTTCCCGGTCGGCGGCTTCCCGGCCCCGCAGGGCGGCTACTACTGCGGTGTCGGCGCGGACGAGATCTTCGGCCGTGACGTCGTCGAGGCGCACCTGGAGAACTGCCTGAAGGCGGGTCTGGGCATCTCCGGCATCAACGCCGAGGTCATGCCGGGCCAGTGGGAGTTCCAGGTCGGTCCGCTGGCGCCGCTCGAGGTCGCCGACCAGCTGTGGGTGGCCCGCTGGCTGCTCTACCGCACGGCCGAGGACTTCAACGTCTCCGCGACGCTGGACCCGAAGCCGGTGAAGGGCGACTGGAACGGCGCGGGCGCGCACACCAACTTCTCCACGAAGGCGATGCGCGAGGGCTACGACGCGATCATCACCGCGTGCGAGGCGCTGGGCGAGGGCTCGAAGCCGCTCGACCACGTCAAGAACTACGGCGCTGGCATCGACGACCGTCTGACCGGCCTGCACGAGACCGCCCCGTGGGACCAGTACTCCTACGGCGTCTCCGACCGCGGCGCCTCGGTCCGCATCCCGTGGCAGGTCGAGCAGGACCAGAAGGGCTACATCGAGGACCGCCGTCCGAACGCGAACGTGGACCCGTACACGGTGACCCGCCTCCTGGTGGACACCTGCTGCGAGGCCCTGGAGAAGGCCGGCCAGGTCTGA
- a CDS encoding winged helix-turn-helix domain-containing protein has product MAHTRTAATAVTTTATAAPLALPRPRLRAVAADEVAGLARVADFLPPGATLLPAPPNALPTLPGRPPMVGYLVLLPADQQTAAAASAPAPAAVPAPGPVVIDGVQRIARVDGRSLDLTYLEFELLAHLVTHPHRVHTRDQLVTTVWGYGHVGDGRTVDVHVARLRRKLGAEHRRTIQTVRRVGYKYIP; this is encoded by the coding sequence CTGGCCCACACCCGTACCGCCGCCACTGCTGTCACCACCACTGCCACCGCCGCTCCCCTGGCCCTGCCGCGCCCGCGGCTGCGCGCCGTGGCGGCCGACGAGGTCGCCGGGCTCGCCCGGGTGGCCGACTTCCTGCCGCCGGGCGCCACGCTGCTGCCGGCGCCCCCGAACGCCCTGCCCACGCTGCCCGGGCGCCCGCCGATGGTCGGTTATCTGGTGCTGCTGCCCGCCGACCAGCAGACGGCGGCCGCCGCTTCCGCGCCGGCGCCGGCGGCGGTTCCGGCGCCTGGTCCGGTGGTCATCGACGGCGTGCAGCGGATCGCCCGTGTCGACGGGCGGTCGCTGGACCTGACGTATCTGGAGTTCGAACTCCTCGCCCATCTCGTCACCCACCCGCACCGGGTGCACACCCGCGACCAGTTGGTCACCACGGTGTGGGGGTACGGGCACGTGGGCGACGGCCGGACCGTCGACGTGCACGTGGCGCGGCTGCGCCGCAAGCTGGGCGCCGAGCACCGCCGCACGATCCAGACCGTGCGGCGGGTCGGCTACAAGTACATCCCCTGA
- a CDS encoding PepSY-associated TM helix domain-containing protein produces MTLDDLARRRPEPTGPTDPAAPDGPPNPSPTRPRGWAALRPLVLRMHFFAGVLVAPFLLLAAVSGLLYALSVPAEKVLYAHELEVPAPAGGATALPLERQVAAARAARPDGAVTAVWPGAEPGATTRVLMADPAAPEGTSTAVFVDPYTAAIRGELPSYGSSGALPLRTWISGLHVDLHLGELGRNYSELAASWLWVVALGGVLLWVGRRRRNRRALFLPEGGAKSRRRTLSWHGTVGLWAAAGLVALSATGLTWSRYAGENIGGVQDRLGGATPKLSATVTPGPAAGTGAGTGAGTGTGTGGEHAGHGAGHHESPTPAAPGTDIGIDRAVAAARAAGIDSPSIAVVLPADGSGYVVKETDKQFPAELDSVAVNPADGAVLDELRFADYPLLAKLTRVGIDAHMGLYLGLFNQLALAALALALILLIVWGYRMWWLRRPGRPVARGAWRKVPPTVLLPLLAATALVGWFVPLLGLSLVAFLAVDLALGLISRTRSRTRSRQTG; encoded by the coding sequence ATGACTCTCGACGACCTCGCACGCCGCCGTCCGGAACCGACCGGACCCACCGACCCGGCGGCCCCGGACGGGCCCCCGAACCCATCCCCCACCCGCCCGCGCGGCTGGGCCGCACTCCGCCCGCTCGTGCTGCGGATGCACTTCTTCGCGGGGGTGCTCGTCGCCCCGTTCCTGCTCCTGGCCGCCGTCAGCGGACTGCTCTACGCACTCTCCGTACCGGCGGAGAAGGTGCTGTACGCGCACGAGCTGGAAGTTCCGGCTCCCGCCGGCGGCGCCACCGCACTCCCGCTCGAACGGCAGGTCGCGGCGGCCCGCGCCGCCCGCCCCGACGGCGCGGTGACCGCCGTCTGGCCCGGGGCCGAACCCGGCGCCACCACGCGGGTGTTGATGGCCGACCCGGCGGCGCCCGAAGGCACCTCGACGGCCGTCTTCGTGGACCCGTACACCGCCGCGATACGAGGCGAGCTGCCCAGTTACGGAAGCTCCGGCGCGCTGCCGCTGCGCACCTGGATCTCGGGTCTGCACGTGGACCTGCACCTCGGTGAGCTGGGCCGCAACTACAGTGAACTGGCCGCCAGTTGGCTGTGGGTGGTCGCGCTCGGCGGCGTACTGCTCTGGGTGGGGCGGCGGCGCAGGAACCGGCGGGCGCTGTTCCTGCCCGAGGGCGGGGCGAAGTCCCGCCGTCGTACCCTCTCCTGGCACGGAACGGTCGGCCTGTGGGCGGCGGCCGGTCTCGTGGCGCTGTCGGCGACCGGGCTGACCTGGTCGCGGTACGCGGGCGAGAACATCGGCGGCGTGCAGGACCGCCTCGGCGGTGCGACCCCGAAGCTCTCCGCGACCGTCACCCCCGGCCCGGCCGCCGGTACGGGCGCGGGTACGGGCGCGGGTACGGGTACCGGTACGGGCGGGGAGCACGCGGGCCACGGCGCCGGCCACCACGAGTCGCCCACACCCGCAGCCCCCGGCACGGACATCGGCATCGACAGGGCGGTCGCGGCGGCCCGTGCCGCCGGCATCGACAGCCCGTCGATCGCGGTCGTACTGCCTGCCGACGGCAGCGGTTACGTCGTGAAGGAGACCGACAAGCAGTTCCCGGCGGAGCTGGACTCGGTCGCCGTGAACCCCGCCGACGGCGCCGTCCTGGACGAGCTCCGCTTCGCGGACTACCCGCTGCTCGCGAAGCTCACGAGGGTCGGCATCGACGCCCATATGGGCCTGTACCTCGGCCTGTTCAACCAGCTGGCGCTCGCCGCCCTCGCGCTCGCCCTGATCCTGCTGATCGTCTGGGGCTACCGCATGTGGTGGCTGCGCCGCCCGGGCCGCCCGGTCGCCAGGGGCGCCTGGCGCAAGGTCCCGCCGACGGTGCTGCTTCCGCTGCTCGCGGCGACGGCGCTCGTGGGCTGGTTCGTGCCGCTGCTCGGCCTCAGCCTGGTGGCCTTCCTGGCCGTCGACCTCGCCCTCGGGCTGATCTCGCGGACGAGGTCGAGGACGAGGTCGCGGCAGACCGGCTGA
- a CDS encoding tyrosine-protein phosphatase, which translates to MPAIPAATVANLRDLGTLPLGAGRSVREGLVFRSGQLDRLDPADSVVGGLGIRTVVDFRTAAERADRPDRLPPGGPGIRTVVADVLADFLATSGLPPAARLKTLLSDPALAEEHLGGGRAQAAFARTYRAFVNTESARASYGAFLTELGDPAAGPLLFHCTAGKDRTGWAATIVLSLLGADERTVMAEYLAVNPGVREAFGPLIEGFTAQGGDPELALALVGVVPAYLEAALDEVAVRHGSMEKYVREGLGVPDEVVGLMRERLTVHAA; encoded by the coding sequence ATGCCCGCCATCCCCGCCGCCACCGTCGCCAACCTCCGTGATCTCGGGACGCTTCCGCTCGGTGCGGGGCGCAGTGTGCGGGAGGGGCTGGTGTTCCGGTCCGGGCAGTTGGACCGGCTCGATCCGGCGGATTCGGTGGTGGGCGGGCTGGGGATCCGGACGGTGGTGGACTTCCGGACCGCCGCCGAGCGGGCCGACCGGCCGGACCGGCTGCCGCCGGGCGGGCCGGGGATCCGGACGGTGGTGGCCGATGTGCTCGCCGACTTCCTGGCGACCAGCGGGCTGCCGCCGGCCGCCCGGCTGAAGACCCTGCTGTCGGATCCGGCGCTGGCCGAGGAGCATCTCGGCGGGGGCAGGGCGCAGGCCGCGTTCGCGCGCACCTACCGGGCCTTCGTGAACACGGAGTCGGCGCGGGCCTCGTACGGCGCCTTCCTCACCGAGCTGGGCGATCCGGCCGCCGGTCCGCTGCTGTTCCACTGCACGGCGGGCAAGGACCGCACGGGGTGGGCGGCGACGATCGTGCTGTCGCTGCTCGGGGCGGACGAGCGGACGGTGATGGCGGAGTATCTGGCGGTCAATCCGGGGGTGCGGGAGGCGTTCGGGCCGCTGATCGAGGGGTTCACGGCGCAGGGCGGCGACCCGGAGCTGGCGCTCGCGCTCGTCGGGGTGGTGCCGGCGTACCTGGAGGCGGCCCTGGACGAGGTGGCGGTCCGGCACGGGTCGATGGAGAAGTACGTACGGGAGGGGCTCGGCGTCCCGGACGAGGTCGTCGGCCTGATGCGCGAGCGCCTGACCGTCCACGCCGCCTGA